A window of the Streptomyces sp. NBC_00250 genome harbors these coding sequences:
- a CDS encoding DUF4232 domain-containing protein produces the protein MSTVRRNTRRTGKLGALGLTAAALLSATACGPSDDAAGGTPPSPTRSTAPTSEPTAPTTGPTTAPTTGPASPSTQPGDSGSTDGSPSASEPPGTTGETDWQPKDGICSDLNTEVKADWALPPVKDDSKLELVITNTSDKPCKLYHYPMVKFGNDLPYLPVVKSSRPQSVIVLGPGKEAYAGVLTRSGSKEVASLEKMLIKAPQGKSLPPVDTKDGMLLELPAKGVYVDKGARVSYWRADSESAISALYPQ, from the coding sequence ATGAGCACCGTCCGTAGGAACACCCGCCGCACAGGGAAGCTCGGCGCCCTGGGGCTGACCGCCGCCGCGCTCCTTTCGGCCACGGCCTGCGGGCCGAGCGACGACGCGGCGGGCGGGACCCCGCCGTCGCCGACCAGGTCGACGGCCCCCACGAGCGAACCGACGGCCCCCACGACCGGCCCGACGACGGCCCCCACGACCGGCCCCGCGTCGCCGTCGACGCAGCCGGGCGACTCGGGCAGCACCGACGGTTCGCCCTCCGCGAGCGAGCCGCCGGGCACGACGGGCGAGACGGACTGGCAGCCGAAGGACGGCATCTGCTCGGACCTGAACACGGAGGTGAAGGCGGACTGGGCGCTGCCGCCCGTGAAGGACGACTCGAAGCTCGAACTCGTCATCACCAACACCAGCGACAAGCCGTGCAAGCTCTACCACTACCCGATGGTCAAGTTCGGCAACGACCTGCCGTACCTGCCGGTCGTGAAGAGCTCCAGGCCGCAGTCCGTGATCGTCCTGGGTCCGGGCAAGGAGGCCTACGCGGGCGTGCTGACCCGCTCGGGGAGCAAGGAGGTCGCCTCCTTGGAGAAGATGCTGATCAAGGCCCCCCAGGGCAAGAGCCTGCCGCCCGTCGACACCAAGGACGGCATGCTCCTCGAACTGCCCGCGAAGGGCGTGTACGTGGACAAGGGCGCCCGCGTGTCGTACTGGCGGGCCGACTCGGAGAGCGCCATCTCGGCCCTGTACCCGCAGTAG
- a CDS encoding carboxylesterase/lipase family protein produces MDIFKTKNGSVRGFRPAADVVAVLGIPYAAPPFGAHRFREPVPAPAWSGVRDCTEFGPIAPQSAQLPGAPVWSPGDEDILSVNVWTPAGDGGSLPVLVWIHGGAYTFGSSAQPDFDGTALARAGLVVVTLNYRIGFEGFGHVPGGDVTGHPDNRGLLDQVAALRWVRDDIAAFGGDPGNVTLAGQSSGAASVACLMVMDSARGLFHRAIAHSVASPYYTRDIAAATTGEIAAAAGCPATPEGLASMAPQALVTASDQVVDDYRRDPASGSRHYDPSLYAPVLDGDVLPVDPLTGMAAGATRGVDLLVCHTTEEYWLLDAVDSCAKITTDEQLALFAADFGLPGGLVDGYRAAMSAAPVLDVYLAVFGDLLFGEYSNRLAEAHARAGGRAFLSRFDRRRTGPGGVVRAWHCADIPFAFGNQGDDSAAFLIGGTPTPADHELGRRMVRAWADFATTGDPGWLPVDNSGSQAAAVWSTDDSRVEDGSGNLGALPAPGALPAPGALPALRALWAEVEFPVLRP; encoded by the coding sequence ATGGACATCTTCAAGACGAAGAACGGTTCGGTTCGAGGGTTTCGGCCCGCTGCCGATGTCGTCGCCGTCCTCGGTATCCCCTACGCCGCCCCGCCGTTCGGCGCCCACCGGTTCCGCGAACCCGTCCCTGCGCCCGCGTGGTCCGGCGTGCGCGACTGTACGGAGTTCGGCCCGATCGCCCCGCAGTCGGCGCAGCTGCCCGGCGCACCCGTGTGGTCCCCCGGCGACGAGGACATCCTCAGCGTCAACGTCTGGACCCCGGCCGGCGACGGCGGCAGTCTGCCCGTTCTGGTCTGGATCCACGGCGGCGCCTACACCTTCGGATCGTCGGCCCAGCCCGACTTCGACGGCACCGCGCTCGCCCGCGCCGGTCTCGTCGTCGTCACCCTCAACTACCGCATCGGGTTCGAGGGCTTCGGTCACGTCCCGGGCGGCGACGTCACCGGTCACCCCGACAACCGGGGCCTGCTCGACCAGGTTGCGGCCCTGCGCTGGGTGCGGGACGACATCGCCGCCTTCGGTGGCGATCCCGGCAACGTCACCCTCGCCGGCCAGTCCTCCGGTGCCGCATCGGTCGCCTGCCTGATGGTGATGGACAGCGCCCGCGGCCTGTTCCACCGGGCCATCGCCCACAGCGTCGCCAGCCCGTACTACACCCGCGACATCGCCGCCGCGACCACCGGCGAGATCGCCGCGGCGGCAGGCTGCCCCGCCACGCCCGAGGGCCTGGCCTCCATGGCTCCGCAGGCCCTGGTCACCGCCTCCGACCAGGTCGTCGACGACTACCGGCGCGACCCCGCCTCCGGATCCCGCCACTACGACCCCTCGCTCTACGCCCCGGTCCTCGACGGCGACGTCCTGCCCGTCGACCCCCTCACGGGGATGGCCGCCGGCGCGACGCGCGGGGTGGACCTGCTGGTCTGCCACACCACGGAGGAGTACTGGCTGCTCGACGCCGTCGACAGCTGCGCGAAGATCACCACCGACGAGCAACTCGCTCTCTTCGCTGCGGACTTCGGCCTCCCGGGTGGCCTGGTGGACGGCTATCGCGCCGCGATGTCCGCTGCCCCGGTTCTCGACGTCTACCTCGCCGTCTTCGGCGACCTGCTGTTCGGCGAGTACAGCAACCGGCTCGCCGAGGCTCACGCCCGTGCCGGCGGCCGGGCGTTCCTGTCCCGCTTCGACCGTCGGCGCACCGGGCCGGGCGGGGTCGTACGGGCCTGGCACTGCGCGGACATCCCCTTCGCCTTCGGCAACCAGGGCGACGACTCCGCGGCCTTCCTCATCGGCGGTACGCCCACGCCCGCCGACCACGAACTGGGCCGCCGCATGGTGCGCGCCTGGGCCGACTTCGCCACCACCGGGGACCCAGGCTGGCTGCCGGTCGACAACTCCGGCAGCCAGGCCGCCGCCGTATGGAGCACGGACGACAGCCGCGTCGAGGACGGGTCGGGCAACCTCGGCGCGCTCCCTGCCCCCGGTGCTCTCCCTGCCCCCGGCGCGCTCCCTGCCCTCCGTGCTCTGTGGGCCGAGGTCGAGTTTCCGGTTCTGCGTCCCTGA
- a CDS encoding response regulator transcription factor has protein sequence MTAGPVRVVLADDQPLVRSGLRLVMADHPDLEVVGEAATGAEAVRLVRDTDPDVVVMDIRMPGMDGIEATRLITAGPTATRVLVLTTFDEDDYVYGALRAGASGFVVKDMALNDILAAIRVVAVGDALIAPAVTRRLIADFAGRPPQRSPRHVEGITEREREVLTLIGRGRTNTEIAEDLFITVATAKSHVSRLLTKLGARDRVQLVITAYEAGLVTLPG, from the coding sequence ATGACCGCCGGTCCCGTACGCGTCGTACTCGCCGACGACCAGCCACTGGTGCGGTCCGGCCTGCGCCTGGTCATGGCCGATCACCCCGACCTGGAGGTCGTCGGTGAAGCCGCGACGGGCGCCGAGGCGGTCCGACTGGTCAGGGACACCGACCCCGACGTCGTGGTGATGGACATCCGGATGCCCGGCATGGACGGGATCGAGGCCACCCGTCTGATCACCGCCGGCCCGACCGCGACGCGTGTCCTCGTCCTGACCACGTTCGACGAGGACGACTACGTCTACGGCGCGCTGCGGGCCGGAGCGAGCGGCTTCGTGGTCAAGGACATGGCGCTGAACGACATCCTCGCGGCGATCCGTGTGGTCGCCGTCGGCGACGCGCTGATCGCACCTGCGGTCACGCGCCGGCTGATCGCCGACTTCGCCGGGCGCCCCCCGCAGCGCTCCCCACGTCACGTCGAGGGCATCACCGAGCGGGAACGGGAGGTCCTGACCCTCATCGGACGCGGCCGGACGAACACCGAGATCGCGGAGGACCTCTTCATCACGGTGGCCACCGCCAAGTCGCACGTGTCACGCCTGCTCACCAAACTGGGCGCCCGGGACCGGGTCCAGCTCGTGATCACCGCCTACGAGGCGGGGCTCGTCACGCTGCCCGGCTGA
- a CDS encoding sensor histidine kinase, with amino-acid sequence MTRTKITAWAGGAVYLLAVGLLVGGAPRASGTVHGFGALLAASLLVGVLRRAPLLALSMALFGSTAVVVGSPGSRASLSAAYQGEFLSYLAVDLVLGAIVATCARRASIVAVAGSLLVQLLVIGGFSRSDDLTVDAVIALLAMATACTGGLLSRERREHAVALRSQETAEAVIAERLRIARELHDMVAHSIGIIAIQAGAAGQVIRTRPTEAGEALRAIEVTSRETLSGLRRTLVALRQADPGTTASGNPAALAPSPGLADLDRLAAATADAGVRVEVRRSGEERTLPADIDLSAFRIVQEALTNVVRHAGTGRCRVLVDYGNEELSVEVVDDGHGATEDGPAHGFGLVGMRERVALLNGDFTAGTRPEGGFRVTARLPLPAPVGAPVEAR; translated from the coding sequence ATGACGAGAACGAAGATCACGGCCTGGGCGGGAGGCGCCGTGTATCTCCTCGCGGTGGGTCTGCTCGTGGGAGGTGCACCGCGGGCTTCGGGCACGGTCCACGGTTTCGGGGCACTGCTTGCGGCGAGCCTGCTCGTCGGTGTGCTGCGCCGCGCGCCGCTCCTCGCCCTGTCCATGGCGCTCTTCGGGTCCACCGCGGTGGTGGTGGGCTCCCCGGGCTCCCGTGCGAGCCTGTCGGCCGCGTACCAGGGCGAGTTCCTGTCGTATCTGGCGGTGGACCTCGTCCTGGGCGCCATCGTCGCCACCTGCGCGCGGCGCGCCTCGATCGTCGCCGTGGCCGGATCCCTCCTCGTGCAACTCCTGGTCATCGGCGGCTTCTCGCGCTCGGACGATCTCACCGTCGACGCCGTGATCGCCCTCCTGGCGATGGCCACGGCCTGCACGGGTGGACTCTTGAGCCGCGAGCGCCGCGAGCACGCGGTGGCGCTGCGCTCACAGGAGACGGCCGAGGCCGTGATCGCCGAACGGCTGCGGATCGCCCGGGAGTTGCACGACATGGTCGCGCACAGCATCGGCATCATCGCCATCCAGGCCGGGGCGGCCGGCCAGGTCATCCGGACCCGGCCCACGGAGGCCGGTGAGGCCTTGCGGGCCATCGAGGTCACCAGCAGGGAGACCCTGTCGGGCCTTCGCCGCACCTTGGTCGCACTCCGTCAGGCGGACCCGGGCACGACGGCCTCGGGGAACCCGGCGGCCCTCGCGCCCTCGCCGGGCCTGGCGGACCTCGACCGGCTGGCGGCGGCCACGGCCGACGCGGGAGTACGGGTGGAGGTGCGCCGCAGCGGGGAGGAGCGCACCCTGCCGGCCGACATCGACCTGTCCGCCTTCCGTATCGTTCAGGAGGCGCTGACCAACGTGGTCCGCCACGCGGGCACCGGACGCTGTCGGGTGCTCGTCGACTACGGGAACGAGGAGCTGTCCGTGGAGGTCGTCGACGACGGGCACGGTGCCACCGAGGACGGCCCGGCCCATGGCTTCGGTCTCGTGGGCATGCGGGAGCGGGTCGCCCTGCTGAACGGCGACTTCACCGCCGGGACGCGTCCCGAGGGGGGTTTCCGGGTGACGGCCCGACTGCCGCTGCCCGCCCCCGTCGGAGCTCCGGTGGAGGCCCGATGA
- a CDS encoding ABC transporter ATP-binding protein: protein MIEVNELTKRYGGKTAVDRLSFTVRPGQVTGFLGPNGAGKTTTLRMILGLDAPTGGAATVSGVPFRSHPRGLRHVGALLDAGQVHGGRTAAAHLSALARSNGISPRRVDEVLHEVGLAEAASRRVGGFSLGMKQRLGIATALLGDPPVLMFDEPVNGMDPEGVLWMRRLFRRLAAEGRTVFLSSHLMSEMENTADQLVVIGRGRLIAAESVGDFAARSTRLSVVVGTPQAAELTAVLTTAGASVEPEGSPGTEKLAVTGLPADRIGALAFENRIQLYELTARTASLEEAFMELTADSVEYQAGQPR from the coding sequence GTGATCGAAGTCAACGAACTCACCAAGCGCTACGGCGGCAAGACCGCCGTGGACCGGCTGTCCTTCACCGTGCGACCGGGCCAGGTCACCGGTTTCCTCGGCCCCAACGGAGCCGGCAAGACCACCACCCTGCGGATGATCCTCGGCCTGGACGCGCCCACCGGCGGCGCCGCCACCGTCAGCGGCGTCCCCTTCCGCAGCCACCCGCGCGGTCTGCGGCACGTCGGCGCACTCCTCGACGCGGGCCAGGTCCACGGAGGACGCACCGCCGCGGCCCATCTGTCCGCCCTGGCCCGCAGCAACGGGATCTCCCCGCGCCGGGTGGACGAAGTGCTGCACGAGGTGGGCCTGGCCGAGGCCGCGTCCCGCCGCGTCGGCGGCTTCTCGCTCGGCATGAAGCAGCGGCTCGGGATCGCCACCGCGCTGCTCGGCGACCCACCGGTGCTGATGTTCGACGAACCGGTCAACGGCATGGACCCGGAGGGTGTGCTCTGGATGCGCCGTCTCTTCCGGCGCCTCGCGGCCGAGGGCCGTACGGTCTTCCTCTCCAGCCACCTCATGTCGGAGATGGAGAACACCGCCGACCAGCTCGTCGTCATCGGCCGGGGCCGGCTCATCGCCGCCGAGTCGGTGGGGGACTTCGCGGCCCGCAGCACCCGGCTCAGCGTCGTGGTGGGCACCCCGCAGGCCGCCGAGCTGACTGCGGTGCTGACCACCGCAGGCGCCTCGGTCGAGCCGGAGGGCTCACCGGGCACCGAGAAGCTCGCCGTGACCGGGCTGCCGGCGGACCGGATCGGAGCACTCGCCTTCGAGAACCGGATCCAGCTCTACGAGCTGACCGCCCGGACCGCCTCACTGGAGGAGGCATTCATGGAACTCACCGCCGACAGCGTCGAATACCAGGCAGGGCAGCCCCGATGA
- a CDS encoding NUDIX domain-containing protein, with translation MTADRARGDLSTTPTRGRASERPGVGVPDHRDRPGVEVPDHRGRTGLHQAGRALDRNPGVVVRDVELTSQGWHVLRRTTFDYRRRDGRWVTEQRETYDRGNGAVVLPYDTARRTVLLTRQFRYPAYVNDHPDGMLVEAAAGLLDADDPLTAVRRESAEELGVTLGPLTHVLDAYMSPGSVTERLHFFAAPYTPADRTGAGGGLEEDGEDIEVLELPFTEALAMTRDGRIADGKTILLLQWAALDGPFA, from the coding sequence ATGACCGCCGACCGCGCGAGGGGCGACCTGAGCACCACCCCCACGAGGGGACGCGCGAGCGAGCGCCCCGGCGTCGGCGTCCCCGACCACCGCGACCGACCCGGAGTCGAAGTCCCCGACCATCGCGGCCGGACCGGACTCCACCAGGCCGGGCGCGCCCTCGACCGGAACCCCGGCGTCGTGGTCCGTGACGTCGAGCTGACCTCCCAGGGCTGGCACGTCCTGCGGCGGACCACCTTCGACTACCGCCGCCGCGACGGACGTTGGGTCACGGAGCAGCGTGAGACCTACGACCGGGGCAACGGCGCCGTCGTCCTGCCGTACGACACCGCACGCCGCACCGTGCTGCTCACCCGCCAGTTCCGCTACCCGGCCTACGTGAACGACCACCCCGACGGCATGCTCGTCGAAGCGGCGGCCGGGCTGCTCGACGCCGACGACCCGCTCACCGCGGTCCGCCGCGAGAGCGCCGAGGAACTCGGCGTCACCCTCGGCCCCCTCACCCATGTCCTCGACGCCTACATGAGCCCCGGCTCCGTCACCGAGCGCCTCCACTTCTTCGCCGCCCCCTACACCCCGGCCGACCGCACCGGGGCAGGCGGCGGACTCGAAGAGGACGGCGAGGACATCGAGGTCCTCGAACTGCCCTTCACCGAGGCCCTCGCCATGACCCGCGACGGCCGCATCGCCGACGGCAAGACCATCCTGCTCCTGCAATGGGCTGCCCTGGACGGCCCGTTCGCCTGA
- a CDS encoding DUF4406 domain-containing protein — protein sequence MLILIAGPYRSGTDGDPQAMAANLARLEAAAWPIFAAGHLPVIGEWIALPVLHSAGAGLTDPLADQVLYPAADRLLAHCDAVLRLPGDSTGADQDVATARHRGLPVYSDVAEIPRRTPHGEREAQA from the coding sequence ATGCTCATCCTCATCGCCGGGCCCTACCGCTCCGGCACCGACGGCGACCCGCAGGCCATGGCCGCCAACCTCGCCCGCCTCGAAGCGGCGGCCTGGCCGATCTTCGCCGCGGGCCACCTCCCGGTGATCGGCGAATGGATCGCCCTGCCCGTCCTTCACTCGGCCGGCGCGGGCCTGACCGACCCCCTCGCCGACCAGGTGCTCTACCCGGCCGCCGACCGCCTGCTCGCCCACTGCGACGCCGTACTGCGCCTGCCCGGCGACTCCACCGGCGCCGACCAGGACGTCGCCACCGCCCGCCACCGCGGCCTGCCGGTCTACAGCGACGTGGCGGAGATCCCCCGCCGCACACCGCACGGGGAGAGGGAGGCGCAAGCATGA
- a CDS encoding ABC transporter permease yields MTTVTSVPTAVSSAAVAEPPARFRDLLASEWIKTWSLRSIPWTLALTALFVIGSAAVAALAEVNSLRTMSPAAKADRGFLVFDAFPAAGYMTLMLVAGSVGALTVVSEYSSGLTRTTTVAVPDRGAVVLAKAVVTAALWTAVGTVVSTSGFLVSQAILDGQGAGVPLTHPGVLRALVASALLAPVCALIGLGFGALIRHSATTMVSSAFTLVMLPPIFSQSARWSAAISHAMPVTAWKRLAQTWAPEPHSLAYSATVPGSWAVYALWPLIAVVLAVVVVRHRDV; encoded by the coding sequence ATGACCACAGTCACCTCCGTCCCCACGGCCGTCTCGTCCGCGGCCGTCGCCGAGCCGCCCGCCCGCTTCCGCGACCTGCTCGCCTCCGAGTGGATCAAGACATGGTCCCTGCGTTCGATCCCGTGGACGCTCGCGCTCACCGCCCTGTTCGTCATCGGGTCCGCCGCCGTGGCGGCACTTGCGGAGGTCAACAGCCTCCGGACGATGAGCCCGGCCGCGAAGGCCGATCGGGGATTCCTCGTGTTCGACGCGTTCCCCGCGGCCGGTTACATGACGCTGATGCTCGTCGCCGGCAGCGTCGGCGCCCTCACCGTCGTGAGCGAGTACAGCAGCGGCCTGACGCGCACCACCACCGTGGCCGTACCCGACCGTGGTGCGGTGGTGCTGGCCAAGGCGGTCGTCACCGCCGCGCTCTGGACCGCGGTCGGCACGGTCGTCTCCACCAGCGGCTTCCTGGTCTCCCAAGCCATCCTGGACGGACAGGGGGCCGGGGTTCCGCTCACCCATCCCGGAGTGCTCCGGGCGCTGGTGGCGTCCGCCCTGCTGGCCCCGGTCTGCGCACTGATCGGCCTCGGCTTCGGCGCTCTGATCAGGCACAGCGCCACCACCATGGTCTCCAGCGCCTTCACCTTGGTGATGCTGCCGCCGATCTTCTCGCAGAGCGCACGCTGGTCCGCCGCCATCAGCCATGCGATGCCGGTCACGGCGTGGAAGCGCCTGGCGCAGACCTGGGCGCCGGAGCCCCATTCGCTCGCCTACAGCGCCACCGTGCCCGGCTCGTGGGCCGTGTACGCGCTCTGGCCGCTGATCGCGGTCGTACTCGCCGTGGTCGTCGTGCGGCACCGCGACGTGTGA
- a CDS encoding dienelactone hydrolase family protein — protein MATKTLQIPTPDGQADAFAAFPDDGERHPGVLLYMDVFGLRPRLEEMARELAGHGYFVLVPHVYYRDGQAPLIDLPELIGDEDRPALFEQLMPFYVAHTTERALLDADAYLAFLTGRPEVAAGPVAVVGYCLGAVLAMRTAAAHPDRVAAVAGFHPGALITDAPDSPHLLAPKVTAEVHFGVAESDMTPEEFGGLNEILEAAGVRHTNEIYPGTVHGFTMADTSAFSPDGTRRHWDRLLSLLERTLTN, from the coding sequence ATGGCCACCAAGACACTGCAGATCCCCACTCCAGACGGCCAGGCCGACGCGTTCGCCGCCTTCCCCGACGACGGCGAGCGGCACCCGGGCGTGCTCCTCTACATGGACGTCTTCGGGCTGCGGCCCCGGCTGGAGGAGATGGCGCGCGAACTGGCGGGGCACGGATACTTCGTGCTCGTCCCCCACGTCTACTACCGGGACGGGCAGGCGCCGCTCATCGACCTTCCCGAGCTCATCGGGGACGAGGACCGGCCCGCGCTCTTCGAACAGCTCATGCCCTTCTACGTCGCGCACACCACCGAACGCGCCCTGCTCGACGCCGACGCCTACCTCGCGTTCCTCACCGGCCGGCCCGAGGTCGCCGCCGGGCCCGTCGCCGTCGTCGGCTACTGCCTGGGCGCCGTCCTGGCGATGCGTACCGCGGCGGCCCACCCGGACCGGGTGGCCGCCGTCGCCGGGTTCCACCCCGGCGCGCTGATCACGGACGCGCCCGACAGCCCGCACCTCCTCGCCCCGAAGGTCACCGCCGAGGTCCATTTCGGCGTCGCCGAGAGCGACATGACGCCCGAGGAGTTCGGCGGGCTCAACGAGATCCTCGAAGCCGCCGGCGTCCGCCACACCAACGAGATCTACCCCGGCACCGTCCACGGCTTCACCATGGCCGACACCAGCGCCTTCAGCCCGGACGGGACGCGGCGCCACTGGGACCGCCTGCTGTCCCTCCTCGAACGCACCCTCACGAACTGA
- a CDS encoding DUF397 domain-containing protein, whose product MSPPTVPHRVEFLRHPHPGYPHLTVWGIRIGGTDLRVLVAEATRALWSRELDEDDDTPQEREQFLLRQHAPLHLDAGDAGDADGAGDAEDAGEADDAGDADGTRPRPTSSATRHGTSATATPEPCASWAAPAGSTRAGPCSPGSAPPRRRSPGPASTSPTGRSGESCPWARTSSRALPTTRPWPRRSVSPRTPSPRYSGRSSTRRATHNAPTATPNWHKSTYSGADNDSCIEVADNLPRIHVRDTKDHSQGELTATPTAWAALTAFARADTH is encoded by the coding sequence ATGAGTCCGCCGACCGTTCCGCACCGGGTGGAGTTCCTGCGCCACCCCCACCCCGGCTACCCGCACCTCACCGTCTGGGGCATCCGGATCGGCGGCACCGACCTGCGCGTCCTCGTGGCGGAGGCCACGCGCGCCCTCTGGAGTCGGGAGCTCGACGAGGACGACGACACCCCGCAGGAACGCGAACAGTTCCTGCTGCGTCAGCATGCCCCGCTGCACCTGGATGCAGGGGATGCAGGGGACGCCGACGGTGCCGGGGACGCCGAGGATGCCGGGGAAGCCGACGATGCCGGGGACGCCGACGGCACCCGGCCCCGGCCCACTTCCTCGGCCACGCGTCACGGGACCTCGGCGACCGCGACACCGGAGCCCTGTGCCTCCTGGGCTGCTCCTGCGGGATCGACGCGTGCTGGCCCCTGCTCGCCCGGGTCCGCGCCACCGCGACGGAGGTCACCTGGTCCGGCTTCCACCAGCCCCACCGGCCGGAGTGGGGAGAGCTGCCCCTGGGCCCGTACGTCTTCTCGCGCCCTGCCTACGACGAGGCCCTGGCCACGCCGGTCCGTCTCACCCAGGACCCCCTCGCCCCGCTACTCGGGGAGGAGTAGCACCAGGAGGGCGACACACAACGCGCCGACGGCCACCCCGAACTGGCACAAGAGCACGTACAGCGGAGCTGACAACGACTCCTGCATCGAAGTGGCCGACAACCTTCCCCGTATCCACGTCCGGGACACGAAGGACCACTCCCAGGGCGAGCTCACGGCCACACCGACCGCCTGGGCCGCGCTCACCGCGTTCGCGCGCGCCGACACGCACTGA
- a CDS encoding serine hydrolase domain-containing protein, with the protein MRTRLAATSLALAAALTAGVAAPAAFAATEAGTAQAETPLATGATVKDILGRLPDGVIAGAVVRHDGKGAAAGPVTADAHFRIGSVTKTFTNTVVLQLVAERRIALDAPARRYVPELLPEAYDGVTVRRLLDHTSGFPRPARTPGPYDGPGWQFKSVTPQDSLRESFAAAAAANVPPPAPGSEQQYNGLNSLVLGLLVEKVTGRSFAGELERRIIRPLHLRHTSLPAADDLRIPSPHATVYVAGQDVTEQSPYPWAEGGMISTAADLDRFFTALFRGRLLPPAQQKLVFDVPNVKSSADNKNCLGGPACFSVGGLMRYKLNEKESVWGKTGSRPGWDNGFFATKDLRHRVVYSLNTTGSGDVLKRIQDIVGAALTD; encoded by the coding sequence ATGCGCACGCGTCTCGCCGCCACCAGCCTCGCCTTGGCCGCCGCTCTCACCGCCGGTGTCGCGGCGCCCGCGGCCTTCGCCGCGACGGAGGCCGGCACCGCCCAGGCCGAGACCCCGTTGGCCACGGGCGCCACTGTCAAGGACATCCTCGGCCGCCTGCCCGATGGCGTCATCGCGGGTGCGGTCGTCAGACACGACGGGAAGGGGGCGGCCGCCGGGCCGGTCACCGCCGACGCTCATTTCCGGATCGGCAGTGTCACCAAGACGTTCACCAACACCGTCGTCCTCCAACTCGTCGCCGAGCGCCGGATAGCACTCGACGCCCCCGCGCGCAGATACGTCCCCGAGCTGCTCCCCGAGGCGTACGACGGGGTCACCGTGCGCCGGCTCCTCGACCACACCAGCGGGTTTCCCAGGCCGGCCCGGACCCCGGGCCCGTACGACGGGCCCGGGTGGCAGTTCAAGTCCGTGACGCCCCAGGACTCCCTGCGGGAGTCGTTCGCCGCGGCCGCCGCGGCGAACGTGCCGCCGCCGGCCCCCGGCTCGGAGCAGCAGTACAACGGACTCAACTCCCTCGTCCTCGGACTGCTCGTCGAGAAGGTCACCGGCCGTTCCTTCGCCGGCGAGCTGGAGCGGAGGATCATCCGGCCGCTGCACCTCCGCCACACCAGCCTGCCCGCCGCCGACGACCTGAGAATTCCCTCACCCCACGCGACGGTGTACGTCGCCGGGCAGGACGTCACGGAGCAGAGCCCCTACCCGTGGGCGGAGGGCGGCATGATCTCCACCGCCGCCGACCTGGACCGGTTCTTCACCGCGTTGTTCCGGGGGCGTCTGCTCCCGCCCGCCCAGCAGAAGCTGGTCTTCGACGTGCCGAACGTGAAGAGCTCCGCCGACAACAAGAACTGCCTCGGCGGTCCCGCCTGCTTCAGCGTCGGCGGACTCATGCGCTACAAGCTCAACGAGAAGGAGTCCGTCTGGGGCAAGACGGGGTCCCGCCCCGGCTGGGACAACGGCTTCTTCGCCACGAAGGACCTCCGGCACCGTGTCGTGTACTCGCTGAACACGACGGGGAGCGGCGATGTCCTCAAGCGCATCCAGGACATAGTCGGCGCAGCGCTCACCGACTGA
- a CDS encoding nuclear transport factor 2 family protein, with protein sequence MTTASTEDAEKVLTGMYAAEAEYLAAGGPGEASFGLLAPFFAPDVELHQADALPYGGTWRGHEGMAQFFLAMGQAWETFDMVEQEFLATGETAVVLTQVRARARATGRELSFPILQTITVKDGQITEVRPFYWDTQAIAAACAGAASPTD encoded by the coding sequence ATGACGACGGCATCCACCGAAGACGCTGAGAAGGTCCTCACCGGCATGTACGCGGCTGAGGCCGAGTATCTGGCGGCCGGCGGCCCCGGCGAGGCTTCGTTCGGCCTGCTCGCCCCGTTCTTCGCGCCGGATGTCGAGCTGCACCAAGCCGATGCTCTGCCGTACGGGGGTACGTGGCGTGGGCACGAAGGGATGGCGCAGTTCTTCCTCGCGATGGGGCAGGCGTGGGAGACGTTCGACATGGTGGAGCAGGAGTTCCTTGCCACCGGCGAGACCGCGGTCGTACTCACTCAGGTCCGTGCTCGCGCTCGTGCGACCGGCCGTGAACTCAGCTTCCCGATCCTGCAGACGATCACGGTCAAGGACGGGCAGATCACCGAGGTCCGTCCGTTCTACTGGGACACTCAGGCCATCGCCGCCGCCTGCGCAGGGGCAGCGTCGCCGACGGACTGA